In Thiospirochaeta perfilievii, a single window of DNA contains:
- a CDS encoding GspE/PulE family protein — MELVTIEDYKNDIGLLNQYPVKYIKNNGILKLKESESTLIIGTTNRASKQVYTQLDNLHKEKKIIYCRVNSSELTSYLSKSSSINSIYSEKKTELTDLNKLANDAPIINLVNSIIIDGINLGSSDIHIEGYDSEVVLRYRVDGVLVKSENIRKELFSPISSRIKIMANLNIMEKRQPQDGRVSVHLEGVDIDLRISIVPLSTGESIVLRLFVKKNNLVSLEDLGYYGKNLKILKDVINLPYGLILITGPTGSGKTTTLNALLQLLDSSQKKIITIEDPVEYSVPGVNQIQVNNEIDLGFSDILRRVLRQDPDVIMIGEIRDKETAELVIRASLTGHLVLSTLHTNDAASSISRLKDLGVAEYLITSVLKASFAQRLLRTICSKCGGDGCKTCSKTGLKGRIAISEGFVMDETLEALILDNAKPYKIRKHLENSGMKSLYQAGIISANNNKTTMDEVTRVLSC; from the coding sequence ATGGAACTTGTAACTATCGAAGATTATAAAAACGATATAGGCCTTCTTAACCAATATCCAGTTAAATATATAAAAAACAACGGCATATTAAAATTAAAGGAGAGTGAATCAACCCTGATTATTGGAACAACCAATAGAGCCAGTAAACAGGTATACACTCAACTTGATAATCTACATAAAGAGAAAAAGATTATATACTGTAGGGTAAATAGTAGCGAGTTAACATCATATCTATCTAAGTCCAGCTCTATAAACAGTATATATAGCGAGAAAAAAACAGAGCTTACAGACCTTAATAAATTAGCAAATGATGCTCCAATTATCAATCTTGTTAACTCTATAATAATTGATGGAATAAACCTTGGTTCATCGGATATACATATAGAGGGTTATGACTCTGAGGTAGTTCTAAGATATAGGGTCGATGGGGTATTAGTAAAGTCGGAGAATATTAGAAAGGAGCTCTTCTCCCCTATTAGTTCAAGAATTAAAATAATGGCAAATTTAAATATTATGGAGAAAAGACAACCCCAGGATGGTAGAGTTAGTGTCCATCTAGAAGGGGTAGATATAGACCTAAGAATATCAATAGTACCTCTATCAACAGGGGAGTCTATTGTACTAAGATTATTTGTTAAGAAGAATAATTTAGTTTCCCTGGAGGATTTAGGCTATTATGGAAAAAATTTAAAAATACTAAAGGACGTTATAAATCTCCCCTATGGTCTTATTCTAATTACAGGGCCTACAGGTTCTGGTAAAACAACAACCTTAAATGCCTTATTACAGTTACTAGATAGTTCCCAAAAGAAGATAATTACAATAGAAGATCCTGTTGAGTACTCTGTTCCAGGAGTAAATCAGATACAGGTAAACAATGAAATAGACTTAGGTTTCAGCGATATACTACGAAGGGTTCTAAGACAGGATCCAGATGTAATAATGATTGGTGAGATAAGGGATAAGGAGACAGCAGAACTAGTTATTAGAGCCTCGTTAACAGGACATCTTGTACTATCCACCCTACATACCAATGATGCAGCATCCTCTATTTCCAGACTTAAGGATTTGGGAGTAGCTGAGTATCTAATTACATCAGTACTTAAGGCATCATTTGCCCAGAGATTATTAAGAACGATATGTTCAAAATGTGGTGGAGATGGTTGTAAAACATGCTCAAAAACAGGGTTAAAAGGTCGTATAGCTATCTCAGAAGGCTTTGTTATGGATGAAACCCTTGAAGCACTTATCCTTGATAACGCAAAACCATATAAAATAAGAAAACATCTAGAAAATTCAGGGATGAAAAGCCTCTATCAAGCTGGTATTATATCAGCTAATAATAATAAGACAACAATGGACGAAGTAACAAGGGTGCTATCTTGTTAA
- a CDS encoding type II secretion system F family protein: MLKYRCKAVNSSGTVVEVTLDARDKDELYTLLRDRDLSLLSAIKVNSSRLKLNKNQIITFTQTISLLLNSNLSIQDAIKIGQTSFTDKKVVTLSNLITENLDRGESLSGTLKTLNPGFSDLYIGLIEVGETTGNLKKVINQLHFFLDREKKFNDKLIGAIIYPIIVLSMTLIFSVVFVIFILPGFNEMFQSLGGGLADTLVNRGRTLTTIVTITTLLLAIVVLIHLKRDQKIEEIYLKIPFIGKIVLENETFNLIFALSVLTESSLTIENSLDYGKNVLKNSYLKSQIDSIKNSIICGSSLSLAFRETLFPSKVSSFIQVGEKTGNITSIFNELSSYYLKESEKRIERFMTVIDPIFTLLLGSGLLLLISTFILPVLTKMGDLL; encoded by the coding sequence TTGTTAAAGTATCGTTGCAAGGCAGTTAATAGTTCTGGAACAGTTGTAGAAGTGACCCTGGATGCTAGAGATAAAGATGAGCTATATACTCTATTAAGAGACAGAGACCTCTCCCTACTTTCAGCTATAAAGGTTAACTCTAGCAGATTAAAACTTAATAAAAATCAAATAATAACCTTCACCCAGACTATTAGCCTCCTATTGAACTCTAACCTATCTATACAGGATGCAATTAAGATTGGACAGACATCCTTTACAGATAAAAAAGTAGTAACACTTTCTAATCTAATTACAGAAAATCTTGATAGAGGAGAGTCTCTCTCTGGAACATTGAAAACACTAAACCCTGGATTTTCTGACCTCTATATAGGTTTAATAGAGGTAGGAGAAACAACAGGAAATCTTAAAAAAGTAATAAATCAACTACACTTTTTCTTAGATAGGGAGAAAAAGTTCAATGATAAGTTAATTGGGGCTATAATTTATCCTATTATTGTTCTATCTATGACTTTAATTTTTAGTGTGGTATTTGTAATTTTCATCCTACCAGGGTTTAATGAGATGTTCCAAAGTTTAGGTGGAGGATTAGCAGATACCCTTGTAAATAGGGGAAGAACTTTAACAACAATTGTAACAATAACTACTCTTCTACTTGCAATTGTAGTTCTAATTCATCTTAAAAGAGATCAGAAGATAGAAGAGATTTATCTAAAAATACCCTTTATTGGTAAAATAGTTCTAGAAAATGAGACATTTAATCTTATTTTTGCTCTATCAGTACTAACTGAGAGCTCCCTAACAATTGAGAACTCTCTAGATTATGGAAAAAATGTTCTTAAAAACAGTTATCTAAAGAGCCAAATTGATAGTATAAAAAACTCTATAATATGTGGTTCATCTCTATCATTAGCTTTCAGAGAGACCCTTTTTCCTAGTAAAGTCTCATCCTTTATTCAAGTAGGAGAGAAAACAGGTAATATAACATCTATTTTTAATGAGTTAAGTAGTTATTATCTGAAAGAGAGTGAAAAGAGAATAGAGCGGTTTATGACTGTGATAGATCCTATTTTCACCCTACTTTTAGGTTCAGGACTACTGCTTCTAATTTCAACATTTATTCTACCAGTTCTTACCAAGATGGGGGACTTACTGTGA
- a CDS encoding carboxypeptidase-like regulatory domain-containing protein yields MIKIYNLVIVIIILGSISCVSNNNRSSTLSNSLLGILYDNDNNPLNNIDLEFINSELETVTTTTDIDGKFFIPELEFGKYKIIIRNKIMNQTVEIEHYSIENILILRVKTITDLILDLEVCLEKSDFDRSKLLISKIEEIDKDNEFFIYLKGIYHYKIDEMDQSETLLLTLEGRDYAYVYLLLADIYQYHKSTPNRAIYYLKKFLNIEQDKIIYKRLEELESDN; encoded by the coding sequence GTGATAAAAATCTATAACTTAGTAATTGTGATAATAATTCTAGGATCAATTTCCTGTGTATCGAATAATAATAGAAGTAGTACTCTGTCAAACTCACTTCTTGGAATTCTATATGATAATGATAATAACCCATTAAATAATATAGACCTTGAGTTTATTAATAGTGAGTTAGAAACAGTTACAACTACAACGGATATAGATGGAAAGTTCTTTATCCCGGAGCTGGAGTTTGGTAAATACAAAATTATTATTAGAAATAAAATCATGAACCAAACTGTGGAGATAGAACATTACAGTATAGAGAATATTCTAATTCTAAGAGTTAAAACGATAACAGATTTAATACTGGACCTTGAGGTCTGTTTAGAAAAATCGGATTTTGATAGATCAAAACTCCTTATTTCTAAGATTGAAGAAATAGATAAAGATAACGAGTTCTTTATCTATTTAAAAGGGATATACCATTATAAAATAGATGAGATGGATCAATCAGAAACTCTCCTGTTAACTTTAGAAGGTAGAGATTACGCCTATGTCTACCTACTTCTTGCAGATATTTATCAGTATCATAAAAGCACCCCAAACAGAGCAATTTACTACCTAAAGAAATTTCTTAATATAGAACAGGACAAAATAATATACAAACGTTTAGAGGAGTTGGAAAGTGATAATTAG
- the gspG gene encoding type II secretion system major pseudopilin GspG yields MIIRKILKEDDGWTFIETIIGIAIVLLLSTGVGVVATKQLSKANVTAAKSQIGNFKLALEIYKQDCKIYPTQEQGLEALYEKPQLSPAPLNWDGPYIDKKVPLDPWDNEYKYNNPGVNGLPFTITSLGADALPGGEGINSDIHSYE; encoded by the coding sequence GTGATAATTAGAAAGATATTAAAAGAGGATGATGGTTGGACATTTATTGAGACAATTATTGGTATTGCCATAGTACTACTACTAAGTACCGGTGTGGGTGTCGTAGCAACAAAACAACTAAGTAAAGCAAATGTAACAGCAGCTAAAAGTCAGATTGGCAACTTTAAATTAGCTTTAGAAATCTATAAACAGGACTGTAAAATATACCCAACCCAGGAGCAGGGCTTAGAAGCACTTTACGAGAAACCACAGTTAAGTCCAGCACCTCTTAACTGGGATGGGCCATATATAGATAAAAAAGTACCTCTAGACCCATGGGATAATGAGTATAAATACAACAACCCAGGTGTAAATGGCCTACCATTTACAATAACAAGTCTAGGTGCAGATGCATTACCAGGAGGAGAGGGTATTAATAGTGATATTCACTCCTACGAGTAG
- a CDS encoding prepilin-type N-terminal cleavage/methylation domain-containing protein, whose amino-acid sequence MSSSKTYSNDGFTLIEVIVAILIVAIISTVIYTNLTDISQAVSKSKQSLNRDSDILTLRTILLTEVTNINSPWYIKELKVEKDDKAIKIYYYNGDPNRFISFYFSDGIRIFIDSSEIFYSNLLDGKFLLDNRTLQYTEKEIYFCLTLL is encoded by the coding sequence ATGAGCAGTTCAAAAACCTATAGTAATGATGGATTCACATTGATTGAAGTTATAGTTGCTATTTTAATTGTAGCAATTATCTCTACTGTTATATACACAAACCTAACTGATATCAGTCAAGCTGTTTCAAAATCTAAACAATCATTAAATAGAGACTCGGATATTCTTACCCTACGTACAATTTTGTTAACAGAGGTTACCAATATTAATAGTCCCTGGTATATTAAGGAACTTAAGGTAGAAAAGGATGATAAAGCTATAAAAATCTACTATTATAATGGAGACCCAAATCGATTCATAAGTTTTTACTTTTCAGATGGTATTAGGATATTCATTGATAGTTCAGAGATATTCTACTCCAACCTATTAGATGGAAAGTTCTTACTAGATAATAGAACACTACAATACACCGAAAAGGAGATTTATTTCTGTCTAACTCTTTTGTAA
- a CDS encoding general secretion pathway protein GspK yields MLSRENLGVMIVDESSKIDLNFIDFTLFKESEFQKLLNNRSWVDLQDEREALGFINNIEIYREYFRDDVEFGAIFTTHSKPNINNSSDISLEMLYNLATANSSRASIFINKVITRRKSQNPYTEEEIDKEIRDYVTALPSWNINTLDPKLLKALLSKYDLDYMPLYREIKTEKELKQIYRVPKEKSSLYTYLGVTTTCWKITVEDNINRVMTTLWYGLNADLTGYFLINRSKILL; encoded by the coding sequence ATGTTATCTAGGGAAAACCTAGGGGTTATGATTGTAGACGAATCCTCAAAGATTGACCTTAACTTTATAGACTTCACCCTATTTAAAGAGTCTGAGTTTCAAAAGCTACTAAATAACCGAAGTTGGGTAGATCTCCAAGATGAGAGAGAAGCGTTAGGGTTTATCAATAATATTGAGATCTATAGAGAGTACTTCAGGGATGATGTTGAGTTCGGTGCTATCTTTACAACCCATAGTAAACCAAATATAAATAATAGCAGTGATATATCTCTAGAAATGTTATACAATTTAGCAACAGCAAATAGTAGTAGAGCATCAATATTTATAAATAAAGTAATAACTAGACGTAAGAGTCAAAATCCATACACAGAAGAGGAGATAGATAAGGAAATTAGGGATTATGTTACTGCACTTCCAAGCTGGAACATTAATACCCTAGACCCCAAATTACTTAAAGCTCTTCTCTCCAAATACGATTTAGACTACATGCCTTTATATAGAGAAATAAAAACAGAGAAAGAATTAAAACAGATATATAGGGTCCCAAAAGAGAAAAGCTCCCTATACACCTATCTAGGAGTAACAACTACCTGTTGGAAGATTACTGTAGAAGACAATATAAACAGAGTAATGACTACCCTCTGGTATGGGTTAAATGCAGATTTAACAGGATACTTTCTTATAAACAGGAGTAAAATATTACTATGA
- a CDS encoding prepilin peptidase gives MILFLIIASTLLAIYDIKKLKVPNLGNLLLLVVVFGNLFLTNYNIIPHIISGLAAFLTFILIYFISKRKLGMGDCKYTAIIALHFGYNFWLYSVMTTSIIALFVTIPLLLSKKIKRDTKIPFMPFLVSGWILYYFLT, from the coding sequence ATGATCTTATTTTTAATCATAGCTTCAACCCTTCTAGCTATCTATGATATTAAAAAACTGAAAGTTCCTAATCTAGGTAATCTACTGCTACTTGTTGTTGTCTTTGGTAATCTATTTCTAACAAATTACAATATAATACCACATATTATAAGTGGATTAGCTGCATTTCTAACCTTTATACTGATCTATTTCATTTCTAAGAGAAAGTTAGGAATGGGAGACTGTAAATATACAGCTATAATCGCTCTACATTTCGGTTACAACTTCTGGTTATACTCTGTTATGACAACATCAATAATTGCTCTGTTTGTAACAATCCCCCTGCTACTATCTAAGAAGATTAAAAGAGATACAAAAATCCCTTTTATGCCATTTTTAGTATCTGGTTGGATATTATATTATTTTCTAACCTAA
- a CDS encoding InlB B-repeat-containing protein, giving the protein MKLTASSAVLCIIMLFFTSCPNTVLDELSMHVVTFNSNSGSLIVKQNVFDGDVAIKPASPIRENYVFSHWYEDEDLTNIWSFDNKVHSDITLYAGWLDIPKYSVSFNTNCDTSIPLQIIKEGGYIIEPDDPKKEGFTFIGWYKEDTLENKWIFNNDKVISETTLYANWTSLPTSAVTFRTYSGNILDTVNVIQGEVVEKPTDPSRPGYNFVNWFSDSDLTFLWDFSREISSDMTLYASWKKAYYSVTFLTNSGSTISTKLLTYGVKIDKPIDPKKIGYTFLNWYSDANCTVLWDFNNGTVASDLTLYADWSPIPSYLVSFNSNGGSNVLSVSVYEGESVVKPPAPSKSDFMFYQWYKDSTLTEMWNFNNDVVVSNITLFAKYTKVGTTSESGGYIFYDDEDDYVDDLPGVRFLEIAPDNISTSMIWGKFDYSIEGADGTEIGSGKQNTDDIVIKDDTPNKAGDFCTEYSITRNGVTYDDWYLPSIDELMLIYKNLKSNNIGGIPSEWYWTSSEVSPKKASAVTFGGGNIYLNSKSVKNYVIPVRAF; this is encoded by the coding sequence ATGAAATTAACTGCGAGTTCAGCTGTTTTATGCATAATTATGCTATTTTTTACATCATGTCCGAATACTGTTCTGGATGAACTTTCAATGCATGTGGTAACTTTTAACTCAAATTCAGGGAGCTTAATAGTTAAACAAAATGTATTTGATGGTGATGTAGCAATTAAACCAGCTTCACCAATAAGAGAAAATTATGTTTTCTCCCATTGGTATGAAGATGAAGACTTAACCAATATATGGTCTTTTGATAACAAAGTTCATAGTGATATAACACTTTATGCTGGTTGGTTAGATATTCCGAAATATTCAGTTTCATTTAATACTAATTGTGATACTTCCATTCCTTTGCAAATTATTAAAGAAGGCGGATATATAATTGAACCAGATGATCCTAAGAAAGAAGGATTTACTTTCATAGGCTGGTATAAAGAAGATACACTAGAGAATAAATGGATATTTAATAACGACAAGGTTATATCAGAGACTACACTTTATGCAAACTGGACTTCATTACCTACTAGTGCAGTTACTTTTAGGACTTATTCTGGAAATATTTTAGATACTGTAAATGTAATTCAGGGTGAGGTTGTAGAAAAACCCACAGATCCTTCAAGACCTGGATATAATTTTGTTAACTGGTTCTCAGATTCAGATTTAACTTTTTTATGGGATTTCAGTAGAGAAATTTCTAGTGACATGACTCTTTATGCATCCTGGAAGAAAGCTTATTACTCAGTTACCTTTCTAACGAATTCTGGATCTACAATATCAACAAAATTATTAACCTATGGTGTAAAAATAGATAAGCCTATAGATCCTAAAAAAATAGGATATACATTTTTAAATTGGTATTCAGATGCAAACTGTACAGTTTTATGGGATTTTAATAATGGAACGGTTGCATCAGATTTAACGCTTTATGCAGATTGGTCGCCTATACCTAGTTACCTAGTTTCCTTTAATTCAAACGGAGGATCTAATGTTTTAAGTGTGTCTGTATACGAGGGAGAGAGTGTTGTAAAACCTCCTGCACCGTCAAAAAGTGATTTTATGTTTTATCAGTGGTATAAGGATTCAACTCTTACTGAAATGTGGAATTTTAATAATGATGTTGTAGTTTCTAATATTACTTTATTTGCAAAATATACAAAGGTTGGTACAACAAGTGAATCTGGAGGATATATCTTTTATGATGATGAAGATGATTATGTAGATGATCTCCCTGGAGTAAGGTTTTTAGAGATAGCTCCAGATAATATATCAACCTCTATGATTTGGGGTAAGTTCGATTATTCTATAGAAGGAGCAGACGGAACAGAAATAGGTTCAGGGAAACAAAACACTGATGATATTGTGATTAAAGATGATACACCTAATAAAGCTGGTGATTTTTGCACCGAATATTCCATTACTAGAAATGGTGTTACTTATGATGATTGGTACTTACCATCGATTGATGAACTGATGTTGATCTATAAGAACTTAAAATCAAATAATATTGGAGGAATTCCATCTGAATGGTATTGGACTTCATCTGAGGTTAGTCCAAAAAAAGCATCGGCTGTAACATTTGGTGGTGGAAATATATACTTAAACTCTAAAAGTGTCAAAAATTATGTGATTCCAGTGAGAGCATTTTAG